One window of the Solanum stenotomum isolate F172 chromosome 11, ASM1918654v1, whole genome shotgun sequence genome contains the following:
- the LOC125843789 gene encoding uncharacterized protein LOC125843789 isoform X2 produces MRSDSGSGFPSSVRISGLNTTGKGGPAFVGQVFSMCDLSGTGLMAVSTHFDIPFLSKRTPEWLKKMFAAVTKSERNGPVFRFFMDLGDAVSYVKKLNIPSGVVGACRLDLAYEHFKEKPHLFQFVPNEKQVKEANKLLKAMQQSDGRKKVDGVPVFSAQNLDIAIATTDGIKWYTPYFFDKNMLDNILEESVDQHFHSLIQTRHMQRRRDVFDDNLAAEVIEEMGDSMWEPPEVQDALDEVGSPAIPLSVISKAAEIQLLHAVDKVLLGNRWLRKATGIQPKFPYMVDSFEKRSAASFQRACRISGFVSNSPLEANNNQLQCIGTSAVEGADNISNKKRLGLDIRLPFGGWLSPAWSKGQKQQIIKDKREVHPSPLLPKITMVGISMGEAGQVSKATLKKTMEDLTKELECTDQKSSSGNNVDEITFEERDPLFVANVGDYHSSAAKGGSTRWVRGGTF; encoded by the exons ATGCGTTCGGATTCCGGGTCGGGTTTTCCATCGTCGGTGAGAATTTCTGGGCTCAACACCACCGGAAAAGGTGGACCAGCGTTTGTTGGTCAGGTTTTTAGCATGTGTGACCTTTCCGGAACTGGTCTTATGGCTGTATCGACCCACTTTGACATACCCTTTCTCTCCAAAAG GACTCCAGAATGGCTGAAGAAAATGTTTGCAGCAGTTACTAAGAGTGAAAGAAATGGTCCAGTATTCCGTTTTTTTATGGATCTCGGTGATGCAG TTTCTTATGTTAAAAAGCTGAATATTCCAAGTGGAGTGGTGGGGGCATGCCGTCTTGATTTAGCATATGAACATTTTAAG gaAAAACCACACTTGTTCCAATTTGTTCCGAATGAGAAACAG GTCAAGGAAGCCAACAAACTGCTTAAGGCAATGCAGCAGTCTGATGGAAGGAAAAAGGTGGACGGTGTTCCTGTTTTCAGTGCTCAGAACTTAGATATTGCGATAGCAACTACAGATGGTATAAAATG GTATACTCCTTATTTCTTTGACAAAAACATGTTAGATAACATTCTTGAAGAATCTGTTGACCAACATTTCCATTCACTGATTCAAACAAGACACATGCAACGCCGAAGGGATGTTTTTGATGACAACTTGGCTGCCGAAGTAATTGAAGAGATGGGAGATAGTATGTGGGAGCCTCCTGAG GTGCAAGATGCACTCGATGAAGTGGGTTCACCAGCGATACCTTTGAGTGTCATATCAAAGGCTGCTGAAATTCAGCTTCTACATGCTGTCGATAAGGTTCTTCTAGGGAACAGGTGGTTGCGGAAAGCAACAGGAATTCAACCGAAGTTTCCTTACATGGTTGACTCATTTGAAAAGAG GAGCGCAGCGTCTTTCCAGAGAGCATGTAGGATTTCGGGGTTTGTTAGTAATTCTCCGTTGGAAGCTAATAATAACCAACTACAGTGCATTGGCACCTCAGCAGTCGAGGGAGCTGATAATATCTCGAATAAGAAACGATTAGGGCTGGATATCCGACTCCCTTTTGGGGGCTGGTTGAGTCCTGCATGGAGTAAAGGACAGAAGCAGCAgataataaaagataaaag AGAGGTACATCCATCACCTCTTCTTCCGAAGATTACTATGGTTGGTATCTCAATGGGTGAGGCTGGGCAGGTGAGCAAAGCCACTTTGAAGAAGACAATGGAGGATTTGACGAAAGAACTGGAATGTACAGATCAGAAAAGCTCATCTGGgaataatgttgatgaaataACATTTGAAGAGAGGGATCCTTTATTCGTAGCTAACGTTGGTGATTATCATTCTAGTGCAGCAAAGGGTGGTTCAACTCGATGGGTTCGAGGAGGAACGTTTTAA
- the LOC125843789 gene encoding uncharacterized protein LOC125843789 isoform X1 yields MRSDSGSGFPSSVRISGLNTTGKGGPAFVGQVFSMCDLSGTGLMAVSTHFDIPFLSKRTPEWLKKMFAAVTKSERNGPVFRFFMDLGDAVSYVKKLNIPSGVVGACRLDLAYEHFKEKPHLFQFVPNEKQVKEANKLLKAMQQSDGRKKVDGVPVFSAQNLDIAIATTDGIKWYTPYFFDKNMLDNILEESVDQHFHSLIQTRHMQRRRDVFDDNLAAEVIEEMGDSMWEPPEVQDALDEVGSPAIPLSVISKAAEIQLLHAVDKVLLGNRWLRKATGIQPKFPYMVDSFEKRSAASFQRACRISGFVSNSPLEANNNQLQCIGTSAVEGADNISNKKRLGLDIRLPFGGWLSPAWSKGQKQQIIKDKREYREVHPSPLLPKITMVGISMGEAGQVSKATLKKTMEDLTKELECTDQKSSSGNNVDEITFEERDPLFVANVGDYHSSAAKGGSTRWVRGGTF; encoded by the exons ATGCGTTCGGATTCCGGGTCGGGTTTTCCATCGTCGGTGAGAATTTCTGGGCTCAACACCACCGGAAAAGGTGGACCAGCGTTTGTTGGTCAGGTTTTTAGCATGTGTGACCTTTCCGGAACTGGTCTTATGGCTGTATCGACCCACTTTGACATACCCTTTCTCTCCAAAAG GACTCCAGAATGGCTGAAGAAAATGTTTGCAGCAGTTACTAAGAGTGAAAGAAATGGTCCAGTATTCCGTTTTTTTATGGATCTCGGTGATGCAG TTTCTTATGTTAAAAAGCTGAATATTCCAAGTGGAGTGGTGGGGGCATGCCGTCTTGATTTAGCATATGAACATTTTAAG gaAAAACCACACTTGTTCCAATTTGTTCCGAATGAGAAACAG GTCAAGGAAGCCAACAAACTGCTTAAGGCAATGCAGCAGTCTGATGGAAGGAAAAAGGTGGACGGTGTTCCTGTTTTCAGTGCTCAGAACTTAGATATTGCGATAGCAACTACAGATGGTATAAAATG GTATACTCCTTATTTCTTTGACAAAAACATGTTAGATAACATTCTTGAAGAATCTGTTGACCAACATTTCCATTCACTGATTCAAACAAGACACATGCAACGCCGAAGGGATGTTTTTGATGACAACTTGGCTGCCGAAGTAATTGAAGAGATGGGAGATAGTATGTGGGAGCCTCCTGAG GTGCAAGATGCACTCGATGAAGTGGGTTCACCAGCGATACCTTTGAGTGTCATATCAAAGGCTGCTGAAATTCAGCTTCTACATGCTGTCGATAAGGTTCTTCTAGGGAACAGGTGGTTGCGGAAAGCAACAGGAATTCAACCGAAGTTTCCTTACATGGTTGACTCATTTGAAAAGAG GAGCGCAGCGTCTTTCCAGAGAGCATGTAGGATTTCGGGGTTTGTTAGTAATTCTCCGTTGGAAGCTAATAATAACCAACTACAGTGCATTGGCACCTCAGCAGTCGAGGGAGCTGATAATATCTCGAATAAGAAACGATTAGGGCTGGATATCCGACTCCCTTTTGGGGGCTGGTTGAGTCCTGCATGGAGTAAAGGACAGAAGCAGCAgataataaaagataaaag GGAATACAGAGAGGTACATCCATCACCTCTTCTTCCGAAGATTACTATGGTTGGTATCTCAATGGGTGAGGCTGGGCAGGTGAGCAAAGCCACTTTGAAGAAGACAATGGAGGATTTGACGAAAGAACTGGAATGTACAGATCAGAAAAGCTCATCTGGgaataatgttgatgaaataACATTTGAAGAGAGGGATCCTTTATTCGTAGCTAACGTTGGTGATTATCATTCTAGTGCAGCAAAGGGTGGTTCAACTCGATGGGTTCGAGGAGGAACGTTTTAA